A single region of the Phycisphaerales bacterium AB-hyl4 genome encodes:
- a CDS encoding RNA polymerase sigma factor has protein sequence MGVNGHGNGDFPTTHWSFVRRAGEAGPDNDALIEFLKRYLPAMHAYLVRAHRLSIDAADDLLQEFVLEKVIRQELVAHADQRRGRFRTFLLTVLNNFLATQWRKQTTHRRSPGQQILSLQDAMDRPRDNSEAADIFDLEWARQVLAETTKRFESQCQHENRTDLWRLFEARVLLPLTDDTPPPPYEQLVEQLNLRSPAQASNILITAKRCFARQLRLVIGEYTQDGQEIQEEIRHLRQILAASRHRWAWTAAQPVEQPS, from the coding sequence ATGGGCGTCAACGGGCACGGCAACGGCGACTTCCCAACCACGCACTGGTCGTTTGTTCGGCGGGCAGGCGAGGCGGGACCCGATAATGATGCGCTCATCGAGTTTCTGAAACGCTACCTGCCCGCCATGCACGCCTACCTCGTGCGGGCGCACCGGCTTTCGATCGACGCGGCGGATGATCTGCTCCAGGAGTTCGTTCTGGAAAAGGTGATCCGGCAAGAACTGGTTGCCCATGCCGACCAACGACGCGGGCGGTTCCGGACGTTTCTCCTCACCGTTTTGAACAACTTCCTGGCCACGCAATGGCGTAAACAGACCACGCATCGCCGCTCCCCCGGCCAGCAGATTCTGTCGCTTCAGGACGCCATGGACCGCCCCCGTGACAACTCGGAAGCGGCCGACATCTTTGACCTTGAGTGGGCTCGGCAGGTCCTGGCCGAGACGACCAAACGCTTCGAATCCCAGTGCCAGCACGAGAATCGAACAGACCTGTGGCGACTGTTTGAAGCGCGTGTCCTGTTGCCACTGACCGACGACACGCCGCCGCCCCCGTACGAACAGCTGGTGGAGCAACTGAATTTACGGAGCCCTGCGCAAGCCTCGAACATCCTGATTACAGCCAAGCGTTGCTTTGCAAGGCAACTTCGCCTGGTGATTGGTGAATACACGCAGGATGGGCAGGAAATCCAGGAAGAAATTCGACATCTGCGTCAAATCCTTGCAGCCTCACGACATCGATGGGCATGGACCGCTGCGCAACCAGTGGAGCAGCCATCGTGA